The following coding sequences are from one Verrucosispora sp. WMMD573 window:
- a CDS encoding cellulose binding domain-containing protein yields MQTFRTALRVAAAAALTLSTVGLTTAGVAAASPAAPPGVPAANLFERLSPTVQERMAGQLTLVDAASVIRSAVEAGEPRGYAGLGLVDNHVTLWWKGAVPADIAAAVRSVEKLAEVRVEPARYSGKELQAAAVKLRRVVAEDRSDAAHTVRIRTDGSGLEVAVDTAGGAKVPALPATGVKTSTVVAQKPEQHATRFDDDAPWNGGARIWNGGGDLCTSGFGVRDLADDTPYVLTAAHCGPLGGEWFDGVGEPIGFIVERHGPHDIALISAASAGSDVYVGGLHESTRVPVAGWTQVFPGQILCQSGQTTAEIHGAPICNLEVQFHYTDEQDLVEATQLDGGESGYGGDSGGPVYQVKPDGSVLAAGTHTSGLGSGIGFQDFATVRDDFGDIVPVTATAGPATCQVSYQVTTWSGGYTANVTIYNWAAAINGWQLAWNLSAGSTITTPWNAGITQNGPAVTASNLAYNASIPSGGAVTFGFNATGTPNVPSPITLNGQSCA; encoded by the coding sequence ATGCAGACCTTCCGAACCGCCCTCCGCGTGGCCGCTGCCGCAGCGCTCACGCTGTCCACAGTCGGACTGACCACGGCCGGGGTCGCCGCCGCCTCACCGGCCGCGCCGCCCGGCGTACCCGCCGCGAATCTCTTTGAGAGACTGTCGCCCACCGTGCAGGAGCGGATGGCCGGACAGCTGACGCTCGTCGACGCCGCCAGCGTGATTCGATCCGCCGTGGAGGCGGGTGAGCCGCGCGGCTACGCCGGCCTCGGCCTGGTCGACAACCACGTCACGCTGTGGTGGAAGGGGGCCGTGCCGGCCGACATCGCCGCAGCCGTCCGAAGCGTCGAAAAGCTCGCCGAGGTGAGGGTCGAGCCGGCCAGGTACAGCGGCAAGGAACTACAGGCCGCCGCGGTGAAGCTGCGCCGTGTCGTGGCGGAGGATCGCTCGGATGCGGCGCACACCGTGCGAATCAGGACCGATGGCAGCGGGCTGGAGGTGGCCGTCGACACCGCCGGCGGAGCGAAGGTTCCGGCGTTGCCCGCCACCGGCGTCAAGACCAGCACCGTGGTGGCCCAGAAGCCGGAACAGCACGCCACCCGCTTCGACGACGATGCCCCGTGGAACGGTGGCGCGCGCATCTGGAACGGCGGAGGGGACCTCTGCACGTCCGGCTTCGGGGTGCGCGACCTCGCCGACGACACCCCTTATGTGCTCACCGCCGCGCACTGTGGACCGCTCGGCGGCGAGTGGTTCGACGGCGTCGGCGAGCCGATCGGGTTCATCGTCGAACGCCACGGCCCGCACGACATCGCACTGATCAGCGCAGCGTCGGCCGGCAGCGACGTGTACGTCGGCGGCCTGCACGAGTCGACGAGGGTGCCGGTGGCTGGCTGGACCCAGGTCTTCCCCGGCCAGATCCTCTGCCAGTCCGGGCAGACCACCGCAGAGATCCACGGCGCTCCCATCTGCAACCTGGAGGTGCAGTTCCACTACACCGACGAGCAGGACCTGGTCGAGGCCACCCAGTTGGACGGCGGGGAGTCCGGCTACGGCGGTGACAGCGGCGGCCCGGTCTACCAGGTGAAGCCGGACGGCTCGGTGCTGGCCGCCGGCACCCACACCAGCGGCCTCGGCAGCGGCATCGGCTTCCAGGACTTCGCCACCGTACGCGACGACTTCGGCGACATCGTCCCGGTGACCGCTACCGCCGGCCCGGCAACCTGCCAGGTGTCCTACCAGGTCACCACCTGGTCGGGCGGTTACACCGCGAACGTGACCATCTACAACTGGGCCGCTGCCATCAACGGCTGGCAGCTGGCCTGGAACCTGTCGGCCGGCAGCACCATCACCACCCCGTGGAACGCCGGGATCACCCAGAACGGCCCGGCGGTGACCGCGTCGAACCTGGCCTACAACGCCAGCATCCCGAGCGGCGGGGCCGTCACCTTCGGCTTCAACGCCACCGGCACGCCGAACGTGCCGTCGCCGATCACCCTCAACGGCCAGAGCTGCGCCTGA
- a CDS encoding helix-turn-helix transcriptional regulator: MSDYGRLAGGSALRVLRTAAGLTIDGLAARSGVSPRTIGGIERGRIRRPHEGTLAALAGALRLGPDDRSRLRAAVRVEPAAIGLPRLTPCFTGRDDDLDRLAGAASRHRVIELAGLPGIGKSALAAQAAARMSGDFPDGVRFVALGGSPAPHPAALARELARSLGDDAPDDDPAAVAAWRRLVGGRRMLLVFDDASDAVRLAPLLPDRGASVAVVTTSGRPTLPPRRARRVLTPLPTTDAELALHRMIGSTAPDARVSELAQLCHGLPLALRTVANRVRTRHPWSIERITAQLARPGRQLEALTAGDLSVGAALEHGYRRLPEPLRAAVRALAASTPPAAAVADLAGCGWIAGEHGINPILLAFAVARAAGTRPAVPLAAA, translated from the coding sequence GTGAGTGACTACGGACGACTCGCGGGTGGTTCCGCACTCAGGGTGCTGCGTACCGCCGCCGGGCTGACCATCGACGGTCTGGCCGCACGATCGGGCGTGAGCCCGCGCACCATCGGCGGCATCGAGCGGGGCCGCATCCGGCGCCCCCACGAGGGCACCCTCGCCGCGCTGGCCGGGGCCCTGCGCCTCGGCCCGGACGACCGCAGCCGGCTGCGCGCCGCCGTCCGGGTCGAACCGGCGGCGATCGGCCTGCCCCGGCTGACGCCGTGCTTCACCGGACGCGACGACGATCTCGACCGGCTGGCCGGCGCCGCGTCCCGGCACCGGGTGATCGAGCTGGCCGGCCTGCCCGGCATCGGCAAGAGCGCGCTGGCGGCGCAGGCCGCCGCCAGGATGAGTGGCGACTTTCCCGACGGGGTGCGGTTCGTGGCGCTGGGCGGCTCGCCCGCTCCACACCCCGCCGCGCTGGCCCGGGAGCTGGCACGCTCGCTGGGCGACGACGCGCCGGACGACGACCCTGCCGCGGTCGCGGCGTGGCGGCGGCTGGTCGGCGGGCGGCGGATGCTCCTGGTCTTCGACGATGCGTCCGACGCGGTCCGGCTGGCACCGCTGCTGCCGGACCGGGGAGCGTCGGTAGCGGTGGTGACCACTTCCGGGCGGCCGACCCTGCCACCGAGGCGCGCCCGGCGGGTGCTCACGCCGTTGCCGACGACCGACGCCGAGCTGGCGCTGCACCGGATGATCGGCTCGACGGCCCCGGACGCGCGGGTGTCCGAGCTGGCGCAGCTCTGCCACGGTCTGCCGCTGGCGCTGCGCACCGTGGCGAACCGGGTGCGGACCCGGCACCCGTGGTCGATCGAGCGCATCACCGCGCAGCTCGCCCGGCCAGGGCGGCAGCTTGAGGCACTCACCGCCGGTGACCTGTCGGTGGGCGCGGCCCTTGAGCACGGCTACCGGAGATTGCCGGAGCCGCTGCGCGCGGCGGTCCGCGCGCTGGCCGCGTCGACGCCGCCCGCAGCGGCGGTCGCCGACCTGGCCGGTTGCGGGTGGATCGCCGGCGAACACGGGATCAATCCGATCCTGCTCGCGTTCGCGGTCGCCCGCGCCGCAGGCACCCGCCCGGCTGTGCCGCTCGCCGCAGCCTGA
- a CDS encoding helix-turn-helix domain-containing protein, whose translation MGDGTSLGQLLRHHRAAAGLTIEELADRSGVSTRALSNLERDLVRRPQRRTLTAVLDVLAPPAGDRALIEESAGVGRPPPGPCPMPAPPADFTGRVASLGRLTELAGSEEPPAIVAVLTGQPGVGKTALALRAAHDLADRYPDGRFFVDLRGTHEHPATAGEVLQRLLLALGLGASRIPSDVAERARIYRGLLRHRRTLLVLDNAASEEQVRPLLPSDGPALVLLTCRRWLSGLEAVHWLPQEPLSPAESMALLRTVGHIEEAPPERIAALAGHCGHLPLALRIAGQRLRDEPTLTVADLDARLAQARDRVAAIDGGNSGLSAALTLSYRWLSVTGRTTLRRLALIPGPDFGAEAVAVLCAVDLAEAEDRLDGLVESGLLGLRPPDRYGLHDLVRAFAMACLERDEPSAAPTLRENLVTWLLEATVRAGRHFEPGGPAPDDNLDADQARDWLDTERENWFPALRIAAETGRDDLVVAVADALHWFSDQRIYLDIWPEVFRLAAEAATRTGDLTRQATHLNYLSWAQTLCLNDASAGLETARAALRSAQRAGDRAQQGWALLYAASAQLRLREFEAARRLLQRGSRMLRAAGDHEGTAQAMSMLGIALRALGRTSDALRVHRRTLRLLRDAEFPIAAVPRAYSDAIACRWIGLDLTDLGRWGEAVGILREAVAGTRSCGLRTQEMAALIELAEALRRTGCPAEAGEHLAAAVELAGSLGDADSVARARTALAELNSGADGG comes from the coding sequence GTGGGCGACGGCACCAGCCTGGGACAGCTGTTGCGGCACCATCGGGCGGCAGCCGGACTGACGATCGAGGAACTTGCCGACCGGTCCGGCGTGAGTACCCGGGCGCTGAGCAACCTCGAGCGTGACCTGGTCCGCCGGCCGCAGCGCCGTACCCTGACCGCGGTCCTCGACGTGCTGGCGCCGCCGGCCGGCGACCGTGCTCTGATCGAGGAGAGCGCCGGCGTGGGCCGTCCGCCGCCCGGACCGTGCCCGATGCCCGCGCCGCCCGCCGATTTCACCGGCCGGGTCGCTTCGCTCGGCAGGCTGACCGAACTCGCCGGATCGGAGGAACCGCCGGCCATCGTCGCCGTACTGACCGGGCAGCCCGGCGTGGGCAAAACGGCGCTGGCGCTGCGCGCGGCCCACGACCTCGCCGACCGTTATCCAGACGGGCGGTTCTTCGTCGACCTGCGCGGTACCCACGAGCACCCGGCGACCGCCGGCGAAGTGCTGCAACGGCTGCTGCTGGCGCTTGGCCTGGGCGCCTCGCGGATACCATCCGACGTTGCCGAGCGGGCCCGGATCTACCGTGGGTTGCTCCGGCATCGGCGAACGCTGCTGGTGCTGGACAATGCGGCCTCAGAAGAGCAGGTGCGTCCGCTGCTGCCCAGCGACGGCCCGGCCCTGGTGCTGCTTACCTGTCGGCGTTGGCTGAGCGGGCTGGAGGCGGTGCACTGGTTGCCGCAGGAGCCACTGTCACCGGCCGAGTCGATGGCGCTGCTGCGGACGGTCGGCCACATTGAGGAAGCCCCGCCGGAGCGGATCGCCGCACTCGCCGGGCACTGTGGGCACCTGCCGCTTGCGCTGCGGATCGCCGGGCAGCGGCTGCGCGACGAACCCACGCTCACCGTCGCCGATCTCGACGCACGTCTCGCGCAGGCTCGGGATCGCGTCGCTGCCATCGACGGTGGCAACTCCGGTTTGTCCGCGGCGCTCACGCTGTCGTACCGCTGGCTCTCGGTGACCGGGCGCACGACGCTGCGGCGACTGGCGCTGATCCCGGGGCCGGACTTCGGCGCGGAAGCCGTGGCCGTCCTGTGCGCAGTCGACCTGGCCGAGGCCGAGGATCGGCTCGACGGGCTGGTCGAGTCCGGACTGCTCGGGCTCCGGCCACCGGACCGCTACGGGCTGCACGACCTGGTCCGCGCCTTCGCCATGGCCTGTTTGGAGCGGGACGAGCCGTCGGCCGCGCCGACGCTGCGGGAGAACCTGGTGACCTGGCTGCTGGAGGCAACCGTCCGGGCCGGGCGGCACTTCGAGCCCGGCGGACCGGCACCGGACGACAACTTGGACGCGGACCAGGCCCGCGACTGGCTCGACACCGAGCGGGAGAACTGGTTCCCAGCGCTGCGGATCGCGGCCGAGACCGGACGGGACGACCTGGTCGTCGCGGTCGCCGACGCGCTGCACTGGTTCTCGGACCAGCGGATCTACCTGGATATCTGGCCGGAGGTCTTCCGGCTGGCCGCTGAGGCGGCGACCCGCACCGGTGACCTGACCCGGCAGGCCACGCACCTGAACTATCTCTCCTGGGCGCAGACGCTCTGTCTGAACGACGCCTCCGCAGGGTTGGAAACCGCCCGGGCGGCGCTGCGGTCGGCGCAGCGGGCCGGCGACCGGGCCCAGCAAGGCTGGGCGCTGCTCTACGCCGCGTCCGCGCAGCTCCGGCTTCGTGAGTTCGAAGCCGCCCGGAGGTTGTTGCAGCGAGGCAGCAGGATGCTACGCGCGGCCGGAGATCACGAGGGCACGGCGCAGGCCATGTCGATGCTCGGCATCGCGTTGCGGGCGCTCGGCCGTACGTCCGACGCGCTGCGGGTGCACCGGCGTACGTTGCGGCTGCTGCGCGACGCGGAGTTTCCGATCGCGGCCGTGCCGCGCGCCTACTCGGACGCGATCGCCTGCCGGTGGATCGGGTTGGATCTGACGGATCTGGGGCGCTGGGGCGAGGCGGTCGGCATCCTTCGCGAGGCGGTGGCAGGCACGCGCTCCTGCGGGCTGCGGACCCAGGAGATGGCCGCACTGATCGAGCTGGCCGAGGCCCTGCGCCGCACCGGTTGCCCTGCGGAGGCGGGTGAGCATCTGGCGGCGGCGGTCGAGCTGGCTGGCTCGCTCGGTGACGCCGATAGCGTCGCCCGCGCCCGTACGGCGTTGGCCGAGCTGAACTCCGGGGCGGACGGTGGCTGA
- a CDS encoding FAD-dependent oxidoreductase — protein sequence MTEHAHETPEHPPHQSIVRRCDVAVIGGSAAGLAAALQLARQRRSVIVVDDGTPRNAPAAHMHGYLGREGTPPEAMRTIGRAEVRSYGGNVLTGRVLAVRNEDDGFHLALSGGHGLVARRVLAATGIVDELPDIEGLAERWGRQVINCPFCHGWEVRDLRVVQIVTAAMGLHPTPLMRHLTDQLTVVLHGATGIEPAAVQALVAAGVPVVEGAVRRVANAGPDGSLVVELADGRSLPADAILAGARFRPRVEMLAGLGIDTAAHPSGLGQLVKVDSTGRTSVEGVFAAGNLTDPSAQVLPAAANGSWVGAQIAFSLAAEDATAGVRPSGVAIEWDSRYGDQERMWSANPNGTLVAEATDLPPGRALDIGAGEGADALWLAERGWQVTASDVSSRALGRIRAEAERRGLDVRTLHRDANEPAAYADETYDLVSLQYGSFQRTPEQRGLRNLLDAVAVGGTLLVVSHDLTGLEPADPAEQTRMYDPQAYVGIDDIAAEIAASGDWRVDVHETRPRPPGAISTHHVNDIVLRAVRLDRHRE from the coding sequence ATGACGGAGCACGCACACGAAACACCCGAACACCCACCCCACCAGAGCATCGTCCGCAGGTGCGACGTCGCCGTCATCGGCGGCTCAGCGGCCGGTCTGGCGGCCGCGCTGCAACTCGCCCGTCAGCGCCGCTCGGTCATCGTCGTCGACGACGGCACGCCGCGGAACGCGCCGGCCGCGCACATGCACGGCTACCTCGGACGCGAAGGCACCCCGCCCGAGGCGATGCGGACCATCGGGCGCGCGGAGGTCCGTAGCTACGGCGGCAACGTCCTCACCGGCCGGGTCCTGGCGGTGCGCAACGAGGACGACGGTTTCCACCTCGCGCTCTCGGGCGGCCACGGTCTCGTCGCCCGCCGGGTACTGGCCGCGACCGGCATCGTCGATGAGCTTCCCGACATCGAGGGCCTCGCCGAGCGTTGGGGCCGCCAGGTGATCAACTGTCCGTTCTGCCATGGCTGGGAGGTCCGTGACCTGCGGGTCGTGCAGATCGTCACGGCGGCGATGGGACTGCACCCGACCCCGCTGATGCGGCACCTGACCGACCAGTTGACCGTGGTGCTGCACGGCGCGACGGGGATCGAGCCGGCCGCGGTGCAGGCCCTCGTCGCCGCCGGGGTTCCGGTGGTCGAGGGCGCGGTGCGGCGGGTGGCGAACGCCGGCCCGGACGGGTCACTCGTCGTCGAGCTCGCCGACGGCCGCAGCCTGCCAGCCGACGCGATCCTCGCCGGGGCCCGTTTCCGGCCCCGGGTCGAGATGCTCGCCGGGCTGGGCATCGACACCGCGGCCCACCCCAGCGGACTCGGTCAGCTCGTCAAGGTCGACTCCACCGGGCGCACCAGCGTGGAAGGCGTCTTCGCCGCCGGAAACCTGACGGATCCGAGTGCCCAGGTCCTGCCGGCCGCGGCGAACGGTAGCTGGGTCGGTGCCCAGATCGCCTTCAGCCTCGCCGCCGAGGACGCCACGGCGGGTGTCCGTCCCTCCGGCGTCGCGATCGAGTGGGACAGCCGGTACGGGGACCAGGAACGCATGTGGAGCGCCAACCCGAACGGCACACTCGTGGCGGAGGCGACGGACCTGCCTCCCGGGCGGGCGCTCGACATCGGCGCGGGTGAAGGAGCCGACGCCCTGTGGCTGGCCGAACGAGGCTGGCAGGTGACCGCCTCCGACGTCTCCAGCAGGGCACTCGGCCGCATCCGGGCCGAAGCGGAACGTCGCGGGCTCGACGTGCGCACGTTGCACCGCGACGCCAACGAACCCGCCGCATACGCGGACGAGACCTACGACCTCGTTTCCCTGCAGTACGGCTCGTTCCAGCGCACCCCCGAGCAGCGCGGACTGCGCAACCTGCTCGACGCCGTGGCGGTCGGTGGGACGCTGCTCGTCGTCAGCCACGATCTGACCGGGCTCGAACCGGCGGACCCCGCCGAGCAGACCCGCATGTACGACCCGCAGGCGTACGTCGGCATCGACGACATCGCCGCCGAGATCGCGGCTTCGGGGGACTGGCGCGTCGACGTGCACGAGACCCGCCCGCGCCCCCCGGGGGCGATCAGCACCCACCACGTCAACGACATCGTGCTGCGCGCCGTCCGACTTGACAGGCACCGGGAGTAG
- a CDS encoding XRE family transcriptional regulator has protein sequence MSDRSEVERLARTRLRSIRTTLGYSLDELAERTNLSPSTISRVETGKRTLSLDVLVPLAAALQVSLDVLFEATSDEDVVIRPVQHRSGSRTTWPLSRVDGRTMAMKVRLEPEATMPAQRVHPGYDWLLVLEGRVLLWLGERQIEVAKGEAAEFSTMTPHSMTALDRPAELIMIFDREGQRAHLHQ, from the coding sequence ATGAGCGACCGCAGTGAGGTGGAGCGGCTGGCGCGCACCCGGCTGCGCAGCATCCGCACTACGCTCGGCTACTCCCTGGACGAGCTCGCCGAACGCACCAACCTCAGCCCGTCCACGATCAGCCGGGTCGAGACGGGAAAACGGACGCTGAGCCTCGACGTGCTCGTCCCCCTGGCCGCCGCGCTACAGGTCAGCCTCGACGTGCTCTTCGAGGCGACCAGCGACGAGGACGTGGTGATCCGTCCCGTGCAGCACCGCTCGGGTTCGCGCACGACGTGGCCGCTGAGCCGCGTCGATGGGCGCACCATGGCGATGAAGGTTCGGTTGGAGCCCGAGGCGACGATGCCGGCCCAGCGGGTCCATCCGGGCTACGACTGGCTTTTGGTGCTCGAAGGCAGGGTGCTGCTGTGGCTCGGCGAGCGGCAGATCGAGGTGGCAAAGGGTGAAGCAGCCGAGTTCTCCACGATGACGCCACACTCGATGACGGCGCTCGACCGGCCGGCCGAGCTGATCATGATCTTCGACCGCGAGGGCCAGCGCGCACACCTGCACCAGTGA
- a CDS encoding PepSY domain-containing protein, with the protein MTVSETEAPPPAETPAPAARVRRTNWFAAFWRWHFYGSIIVIPVLFALSVTGMIYMFRDDVDSLTHPGVLKVSVVEGAQRVALSAQEAAVRAEFPDRAVLSVQDGIGDRATLFVAAQADGSTSNVYVNPYTAEVTGVLSQDQLVSTWAERIHGDLLIGDGGVGDRIVELGASWGIVLTITGFIIFFLGRKARSGAQAKGRRGARVRGWHAIVGLPVGLGVLLLVVSGLPWTGFWGAKASELAAHGNMSLWGEDPGAESTIRQQIENSDGQSAPAGWASGNAPQGTSTGAGTPISIDRAVATAQAQGTPGPYLIMYPEGDKGVFSVMSSQWYNVGNPAESDVTQETTVHVDQYSGEKVGQYSYADYSAMAKVVSHGIALHEGRRLGVANEILSTLFCLAVIFMCVTGPMMWWTRRGTASGLAAPRAKLPIWGNWLLLAAMAVLGVFLPLFGLSLLVILALDQLLIRRMPALRSFFGTA; encoded by the coding sequence ATGACCGTCTCAGAGACCGAAGCGCCGCCTCCCGCGGAGACGCCGGCGCCCGCCGCGCGAGTCCGTCGGACGAACTGGTTCGCCGCGTTCTGGCGTTGGCACTTCTACGGTTCGATCATCGTCATTCCGGTGCTTTTCGCGCTTTCCGTCACCGGCATGATCTACATGTTCCGCGATGACGTGGACTCCCTCACGCATCCTGGGGTGCTGAAGGTTTCCGTGGTCGAGGGCGCCCAGCGGGTCGCGTTGTCCGCCCAGGAGGCGGCCGTGCGCGCCGAGTTCCCGGATCGTGCGGTCCTGTCCGTGCAGGACGGCATCGGCGACCGGGCCACCCTGTTCGTCGCCGCCCAGGCGGACGGCAGCACCTCGAACGTCTACGTGAACCCCTACACCGCCGAGGTCACCGGCGTGCTCAGCCAGGACCAGCTCGTCTCCACCTGGGCGGAGCGTATCCACGGTGACCTGCTCATCGGTGATGGTGGCGTCGGGGACCGGATCGTCGAGCTCGGGGCCTCCTGGGGGATCGTGTTGACGATCACCGGGTTCATCATCTTCTTCCTCGGCCGGAAGGCCCGCAGCGGCGCCCAGGCCAAGGGCAGACGCGGTGCCCGGGTCCGTGGTTGGCATGCCATCGTCGGGCTCCCCGTCGGCCTCGGCGTCCTGCTGCTCGTCGTCTCCGGCCTGCCGTGGACCGGTTTCTGGGGCGCCAAGGCGTCGGAGCTGGCCGCGCACGGCAACATGTCGTTGTGGGGTGAGGATCCCGGCGCCGAGTCCACCATCCGGCAGCAGATCGAGAACAGCGACGGTCAGTCGGCGCCTGCCGGTTGGGCCTCGGGTAATGCCCCGCAGGGCACCAGCACCGGCGCCGGCACACCGATCTCGATCGACAGGGCCGTCGCCACGGCGCAGGCACAGGGCACTCCCGGGCCATACCTGATCATGTATCCCGAGGGCGACAAAGGCGTGTTCAGTGTGATGAGCAGCCAGTGGTACAACGTCGGCAACCCCGCCGAGTCCGACGTCACCCAGGAGACGACGGTCCACGTCGACCAGTACAGCGGTGAGAAGGTCGGCCAGTACAGCTACGCCGACTACAGCGCCATGGCCAAGGTCGTGTCCCACGGGATCGCCCTGCACGAGGGGCGGCGCCTCGGCGTGGCCAACGAGATCCTGTCCACGCTGTTCTGCCTCGCCGTGATCTTCATGTGCGTCACCGGGCCGATGATGTGGTGGACCCGCCGCGGCACCGCCTCCGGGCTGGCCGCACCCCGCGCGAAACTTCCGATCTGGGGCAACTGGCTCCTACTCGCCGCGATGGCCGTCCTCGGCGTGTTCCTGCCCCTGTTCGGCCTGTCGCTGCTGGTGATCCTCGCCCTGGACCAACTCCTGATCCGCCGGATGCCGGCCCTCAGGAGCTTCTTCGGCACGGCGTGA
- a CDS encoding DUF5134 domain-containing protein, with translation MTIVFLLTGIVCVADLVIRRRAVSRDQPFSDAELIDINHTVMSAAMILMVWVMVEGAVAWAQIAVFAILALALLPAYRRTRHTSDRADLLSHAAMDAAMIWMLAAMPTLMSELGTGGAGAGHSHGGGASGGVPVPTPAWADTVNIAFVALAAATALWWLYRTTTTSHHRLHSLSYSAMAAGMGTMLLLMNV, from the coding sequence TTGACGATCGTATTTCTACTCACCGGTATCGTCTGCGTCGCCGATCTCGTCATCCGCCGCCGGGCGGTCTCCCGTGACCAGCCCTTCTCCGACGCGGAACTGATCGACATCAACCACACCGTGATGAGCGCGGCGATGATCCTCATGGTCTGGGTGATGGTGGAGGGCGCGGTCGCCTGGGCACAGATCGCGGTCTTCGCGATCCTCGCCCTCGCGCTGCTACCCGCCTACCGACGAACCCGACACACATCGGACCGCGCCGATCTGCTCAGCCACGCCGCGATGGACGCGGCGATGATCTGGATGCTCGCGGCCATGCCCACACTCATGTCCGAGTTGGGAACCGGCGGCGCAGGCGCCGGGCACTCCCACGGCGGCGGCGCCTCCGGCGGAGTACCCGTGCCGACACCGGCATGGGCGGACACGGTCAACATCGCCTTCGTGGCACTCGCCGCCGCCACCGCCCTGTGGTGGCTCTACCGCACCACGACGACATCCCACCACCGACTGCACTCACTCAGCTACTCCGCCATGGCCGCCGGCATGGGAACCATGCTGCTACTCATGAACGTGTGA
- a CDS encoding DNA-binding protein, with the protein MTPSLDALPKISAPATRALNAAGYTALRQLAGVPRADLARLHGMGPKALDIIEAALEQHNLRLS; encoded by the coding sequence GTGACTCCGTCCCTTGACGCCCTACCGAAGATCAGCGCACCCGCGACGCGAGCGCTGAACGCCGCCGGCTACACCGCCCTGCGTCAGCTCGCGGGTGTGCCGCGCGCAGACCTCGCCAGATTGCACGGCATGGGGCCGAAAGCACTTGACATCATCGAGGCCGCCCTCGAACAGCACAATCTGAGGCTGAGCTGA
- a CDS encoding helix-turn-helix domain-containing protein, whose translation MTQKVLTETPREMERDGLVQRRVLRQTPPQHVEYGLTALGKTLEEPLAAICAWATEDSPA comes from the coding sequence ATCACGCAGAAGGTCCTGACCGAGACGCCGCGCGAGATGGAGCGCGACGGGCTGGTGCAGCGACGGGTGCTCAGGCAGACACCACCGCAGCACGTCGAGTACGGGTTGACCGCCCTCGGCAAGACCCTGGAGGAACCACTCGCGGCCATCTGTGCCTGGGCGACAGAGGACAGCCCCGCCTGA
- a CDS encoding acyltransferase → MQAWLDGQRSRTLRDRYSAQHNAFGVLRLTMACGVVIAHAGPIGFGGANLGATLFAGQSDIGTMCVYGFFLISGFLVTDSALRSSLSQYIRARLLRVFPGLWVCLVVTAFAIAPLVALKENGNLSGFWGHPEGPFDYVTTNLFASMEQFPISGLLADTPYGQIFGGPSAFDGSLWTLRYDLAFYGLVGILLMTSVLRRSPRWVLLLTGICYALVLRDFFMGPTLTSRPPQHGAVGPFPLIGAFAADWTLMLGFLFLLGVAARLYAHRIPINGVLAGLAAAVLIVSLWRGGFFAVGLPSLAYLLLFAAVALPKKLFRISRRHDYTYGIYIYGFPVQQVIALLGGAQLGMAAYIVLSLLGSLLLAVPSWHLVERPALRFKTIGSGARSDTTADADRARHVSEPVPTTDAARLSAAEHGVVAVQHPRVDRRHSG, encoded by the coding sequence GTGCAGGCGTGGCTCGACGGGCAGCGCTCCCGGACGTTGCGAGATAGGTACTCGGCCCAACACAACGCTTTCGGCGTGCTGCGCCTCACCATGGCCTGTGGGGTCGTGATCGCGCACGCGGGGCCGATCGGATTCGGTGGGGCGAACCTTGGCGCGACCCTTTTCGCCGGGCAGAGCGACATCGGCACGATGTGCGTCTACGGATTCTTCCTGATCTCCGGATTCCTGGTAACGGACAGTGCGCTGCGCTCATCTCTGTCGCAGTACATTCGCGCCCGCCTGCTTCGGGTGTTCCCTGGCCTGTGGGTCTGTCTCGTCGTGACGGCCTTCGCTATCGCACCGCTGGTTGCCCTCAAGGAAAACGGCAACCTCAGCGGTTTCTGGGGGCATCCGGAAGGCCCCTTCGACTACGTCACCACGAACCTGTTCGCCTCGATGGAGCAGTTTCCTATCTCCGGCCTTCTCGCCGACACACCCTATGGGCAGATATTCGGGGGGCCCAGCGCATTCGACGGGTCGCTCTGGACGCTCCGATACGACCTGGCCTTCTACGGTCTCGTCGGCATCCTTCTCATGACCTCGGTGCTGCGCCGGTCACCGCGTTGGGTGCTCCTGCTGACCGGCATCTGCTACGCACTGGTGCTACGTGACTTCTTCATGGGTCCCACGCTCACCTCGCGTCCGCCGCAGCACGGTGCCGTCGGCCCGTTCCCGCTGATCGGAGCCTTCGCCGCCGACTGGACGCTGATGCTCGGCTTCCTCTTCCTGCTCGGCGTCGCCGCCCGGCTCTACGCACACCGGATTCCCATCAACGGTGTGCTGGCCGGGCTCGCCGCCGCAGTTCTGATCGTCAGCCTGTGGCGGGGCGGCTTCTTTGCCGTCGGTCTACCGTCGCTCGCCTACCTGCTGCTGTTCGCGGCGGTGGCACTGCCGAAGAAACTGTTCCGCATCAGCCGACGACACGACTACACCTACGGCATCTATATCTACGGCTTTCCCGTGCAACAGGTGATCGCCCTGCTCGGCGGCGCGCAGCTTGGAATGGCCGCCTACATCGTGCTGAGCCTGCTCGGCTCGCTTCTGCTCGCCGTACCCTCGTGGCATCTGGTCGAACGACCGGCGCTACGGTTCAAGACCATTGGTTCGGGCGCCCGGTCCGACACCACTGCCGACGCTGATCGGGCTCGGCACGTGTCAGAGCCGGTGCCGACCACCGATGCCGCGCGCCTGTCAGCGGCAGAGCACGGTGTGGTGGCCGTGCAACACCCCCGCGTTGACCGGCGGCATAGCGGCTGA